The Aerosakkonema funiforme FACHB-1375 genome includes a window with the following:
- a CDS encoding carotenoid oxygenase family protein, with the protein MTTTAVNPYLEGNFAPVPEEITAQDLPVTGELPPNLNGMFVRNGPNPQFRPKGRYHWFDGDGMLHSVQISNGRATYRNRYVRTRGWQIEHDADKAIWTGIFEPIQENNPYGPYKNTANTALVWHDRRLLALWEGGEPHEIKVPSLETVGSYTYENQLKSAFTAHPKVDAVTGEMMFFGYGVAQPPYLQYSVVSPEGKLLRTVPIDLPVGVMMHDFAITENYTIFMDLPLTFRTERMKRGEPAFMFESDIPSRFGIVPRHGDNSNIRWFEAPACYIFHTLNAYEEGDEVILIACRMESTSVLDASPTSQNSQSDIPLLHRWRFNLRTGAMKQEQIDDIPSEFPRVNEQLVGRPTRYGYTARSAPTSLPLFDGFIKYDFVSGTSQIHEFGKGRYGGEAVFVPQPDATDEDDGWLVTFVYDDDKESSELVVVSAKEITAEPVARISIPTRVPYGFHGTWVQF; encoded by the coding sequence ATGACAACAACAGCAGTCAATCCCTATCTAGAAGGTAACTTTGCCCCAGTCCCAGAGGAAATTACAGCTCAAGACCTCCCGGTAACAGGCGAACTACCACCCAACCTCAATGGGATGTTTGTTCGTAACGGCCCAAATCCCCAGTTTCGCCCAAAAGGTCGTTACCATTGGTTCGACGGCGACGGAATGTTACACAGCGTACAAATTAGCAACGGCAGGGCAACCTATCGCAACCGTTACGTGCGAACGCGAGGATGGCAAATCGAACACGACGCCGATAAAGCCATTTGGACAGGCATATTTGAACCAATTCAGGAAAATAATCCTTATGGCCCATATAAGAACACAGCTAACACAGCCTTAGTATGGCACGATCGACGTCTGCTAGCACTTTGGGAAGGCGGAGAACCCCACGAAATCAAAGTACCCTCACTGGAAACAGTCGGTTCCTACACTTATGAAAACCAGCTAAAAAGTGCTTTCACCGCCCATCCCAAAGTCGATGCCGTAACTGGCGAAATGATGTTTTTTGGCTACGGAGTAGCGCAACCGCCTTATCTGCAATACAGTGTAGTTTCTCCCGAAGGAAAGTTGCTGCGAACAGTTCCAATTGACTTACCAGTTGGCGTGATGATGCACGACTTTGCCATCACGGAAAACTACACCATATTTATGGATTTGCCCCTGACATTCCGAACCGAACGGATGAAGAGAGGCGAACCGGCATTTATGTTTGAATCGGACATACCCAGTCGCTTTGGCATCGTTCCCCGTCACGGAGATAACAGCAACATTCGCTGGTTTGAAGCACCAGCTTGTTATATATTTCACACTCTCAACGCCTATGAAGAAGGAGATGAAGTCATACTCATAGCTTGCCGGATGGAAAGCACCAGCGTGCTTGATGCCTCGCCAACATCTCAAAATAGCCAAAGCGATATTCCCCTGCTGCACCGCTGGCGATTTAATCTCCGCACTGGTGCGATGAAACAAGAACAAATTGATGATATACCCTCGGAATTTCCGCGTGTAAACGAACAACTGGTAGGACGACCAACTCGTTACGGTTATACAGCGCGATCGGCCCCAACTTCATTACCTTTATTTGATGGCTTCATCAAGTACGACTTTGTTAGCGGTACTTCCCAAATTCACGAATTTGGGAAAGGACGTTATGGAGGCGAGGCAGTATTTGTTCCTCAACCAGATGCTACTGATGAAGATGACGGCTGGTTGGTCACATTTGTTTACGACGATGACAAAGAGAGTTCGGAGTTAGTCGTAGTAAGCGCTAAAGAAATAACCGCCGAACCTGTTGCTAGAATCTCGATTCCTACTCGCGTGCCTTATGGTTTCCACGGCACTTGGGTTCAGTTTTGA
- a CDS encoding aldo/keto reductase yields MKLPASSRLQLTPDLNICRILNGMWQVSGAHGKIDQKTAISHMFEYMDAGFTTWDLADHYGPAEDFIGEFRRQLIANRGQAALSNLQAFTKWVPRPSKMTRKVVEDNINISLKRMDVPSLDMVQFHWWEYRDKNYLDALKYMAELQAEGKIKHLALTNFDTEHLKIITDAGIKIVSNQVQFSLVDRRPEVSTIEFCQQHDIKLFAYGTLCGGLLSEKYLGRPEPRGGDLFTVSLRKYKNMVDAWGGWNLFQELLNTLKQIADKHGVSIANVAVRYILDKPAVGGAIVGARLSISEHIEENAKVFGFTLDEQDGDRIDSISEKSRNLYELIGDCGDEYRR; encoded by the coding sequence ATGAAACTACCTGCATCAAGCCGACTGCAACTTACCCCCGATCTGAACATTTGCCGTATCCTCAATGGTATGTGGCAAGTATCGGGCGCTCATGGAAAAATTGACCAAAAAACCGCTATTTCTCATATGTTCGAGTACATGGATGCGGGTTTTACCACTTGGGACTTAGCAGACCATTATGGCCCCGCAGAAGATTTTATTGGCGAGTTCAGACGGCAATTAATTGCTAATCGGGGCCAAGCAGCTTTATCAAATCTCCAAGCTTTCACCAAATGGGTACCTCGCCCCAGCAAAATGACTCGTAAAGTAGTCGAAGATAACATTAATATATCCCTCAAAAGAATGGATGTACCCAGTTTGGATATGGTACAGTTTCACTGGTGGGAATATAGGGATAAAAACTACCTGGATGCCCTAAAATACATGGCGGAACTTCAGGCAGAAGGAAAAATTAAACATCTAGCTTTAACCAATTTCGATACCGAGCATTTAAAAATTATCACCGATGCAGGGATAAAAATTGTATCCAATCAGGTGCAATTTTCTTTAGTCGATCGCCGTCCGGAAGTAAGTACGATCGAATTCTGTCAGCAACACGATATTAAGCTGTTTGCTTACGGGACACTTTGTGGCGGTTTGTTGTCGGAGAAATATTTGGGTCGTCCCGAACCGCGAGGGGGAGATCTTTTCACCGTTAGCTTGAGAAAATACAAAAATATGGTCGATGCTTGGGGAGGGTGGAACCTCTTCCAAGAACTGCTGAATACACTCAAGCAAATAGCAGATAAACATGGCGTAAGTATTGCCAATGTAGCTGTGCGTTATATTCTGGATAAACCAGCGGTGGGTGGTGCGATCGTCGGTGCTAGACTCAGCATATCCGAACATATAGAAGAAAATGCGAAGGTGTTCGGTTTTACACTAGACGAGCAAGATGGCGATCGCATTGATTCCATCTCTGAAAAGTCGCGGAATTTGTATGAGCTAATCGGTGATTGCGGAGATGAATATCGACGATAA